Proteins from a genomic interval of Danio rerio strain Tuebingen ecotype United States chromosome 4, GRCz12tu, whole genome shotgun sequence:
- the lepb gene encoding leptin b precursor, with the protein MKSSMIFCLLISSLVAVSISRPTAPEDRIRIIARTTISRIKKIKDEHFQMSPEIDFGPDIDNPIDGLSSVLSYLSYLQLRLHVPPAQHLQQVQIDLETLLRTLEELAVSQGCPLPNPETPVHKEETAFPVTSNYLHLLELQRFLEKLCLNIDKLKYCKDTDVAETFIL; encoded by the exons ATGAAGTCTTCAATGATTTTTTGCTTGTTAATATCATCCCTGGTGGCCGTGAGCATCAGTCGACCCACGGCTCCCGAAGACAGGATACGAATCATTGCTCGAACCACCATCAGCcgaattaaaaaaatcaaagatgAG CACTTCCAGATGTCTCCAGAGATTGATTTCGGCCCTGACATCGACAACCCCATTGATGGTCTCAGTTCTGTCTTGAGTTACTTGAGTTACCTGCAGTTGCGGTTGCATGTTCCTCCAGCTCAGCACCTACAGCAGGTCCAGATAGACTTAGAGACTCTCCTGAGGACACTGGAGGAACTGGCCGTCTCACAGGGATGCCCTCTACCCAATCCCGAGACCCCGGTGCATAAAGAAGAAACAGCCTTCCCCGTCACCTCCAACTACCTGCACCTCCTGGAGCTCCAGAGGTTCCTGGAGAAGCTCTGCCTCAACATAGACAAACTGAAATACTGCAAAGATACAGATGTGGCTGAGACATTCATTCTCTGA